The following coding sequences are from one Nicotiana tomentosiformis chromosome 3, ASM39032v3, whole genome shotgun sequence window:
- the LOC138908470 gene encoding uncharacterized protein — MAETTITFSGDASNVAKSVIYNVNHLYHLNNFDSPSMTLVNTVFDGRGYPGWRRSILLSLSAKKKLSFINGACQSPDLKSPEYEQWSCVNDMVISWILNALSKDIADSVIYSKTAKELWDSLEQRFGRSNGAKLYHLQKELSGLAQKNRKAKLTKSLEDQRLIQFLMGLNDIYAQARGNILMINPLPSMDVACSLLLQDKNQREVYANAHFNSQSISFMAAGEGKQPNAQLLTDFAAFMIT; from the exons ATGGCTGAAACAACCATAACATTTAGTGGTGATGCGAGCAATGTTGCTAAATCAGTAATCTATAATGTCAATCATCTTTATCACCTCAACAATTTTGATTCCCCTAGTATGACACTAGTCAATACTGTATTTGACGGAAGAGGATATCCAGGCTGGAGAAGATCCATCCTATTGTCCTTGTCAGCCAAGAAGAAACTTAGTTTCATCAATGGAGCTTGTCAATCTCCAGATCTGAAATCCCCAGAATATGAGCAATGGAGTTGTGTGAATGACATGGTCATCTCTTGGATCCTAAATGCTCTTTCAAAGGATATTGCAGATAGCGTAATCTACTCCAAAACTGCAAAGGAGCTTTGGGACAGCCTGGAGCAGAGATTTGGGAGGTCCAATGGAGCTAAGCTTTATCATCTGCAGAAAGAGTTATCAGGATTAGCACAGAAAAACA GAAAGGCAAAACTAACTAAGTCCCTAGAAGATCAGAGATTGATCCAATTTCTAATGGGACTAAATGACATATATGCACAAGCAAGAGGAAACATTCTTATGATAAATCCTTTACCTAGCATGGATGTTGCTTGTTCACTTCTCTTACAAGATAAAAATCAAAGAGAAGTTTATGCAAATGCTCATTTTAATTCTCAGTCAATATCATTCATGGCAGCAGGAGAGGGCAAGCAACCTAATGCACAACTTCTAACTGATTTTGCAGCTTTCATGATCACATGA